One Pseudomonadota bacterium genomic window, GCGCGCGGTCGAAGGACATGATCGGGTCCGCCAGGTGATCGCGCTCGTAGGGCTCCACCCACGGCTTGATGGAGGAGCAAGCGCCGAGGGCCAGGGCGAAGGAGGCGAGGGCAGCTGCGCGGATCAGTCGGTTGATCATGTCGGGTTCCTCATCGAAGCGCGCCCCGTCCGTTGGTGGCGCGCGATGCCAATTCTTCGAAGGACGGCCGTGCTTACTCGCGGATCAGCGAGCGCACGAGGTCCTGGTAGGTGTTCTCATCGCCGGGCTTGTAGCCCTTGTGCAGGTGGCGCACGTTACCGTCGCGGTCGACCAGGATCGTGCTCGGCATGGCCTTCACCTGGTACATCTTGGTGAGCTGGTTGCTCGGATCGAGGAGCACGGGGAAGCTCACGCTGGTGTCGGCGAGCCAACGCTTGGCGTCGTCCACATCCTGCTCAACGTT contains:
- a CDS encoding DUF4266 domain-containing protein, producing MINRLIRAAALASFALALGACSSIKPWVEPYERDHLADPIMSFDRAPVASAYIGHVHEAREGARGATGATGGGCGCN